A portion of the Leifsonia sp. EB41 genome contains these proteins:
- a CDS encoding NADPH-dependent F420 reductase, which yields MRIAIIGTGRVGSTVGAGLARAGHEVVYGSRTPEKAGHLSAPSRSIPEAVDGAEVVIAAVPGSITREVLAGVGPDALADKVLIDVGNSLTEGFRLSFPNGSLGATLQQDFPRTRVVKTLNTVSAPLMADPGRLPQTTVFLSGDDAAAKAAVEGLLGDLGWAAESRIDLGGIETAHGPEHYIFLSMLVARKLDTTEYGIAVVS from the coding sequence ATGAGGATCGCGATCATCGGAACAGGGCGTGTGGGATCGACCGTCGGCGCGGGCCTCGCCCGAGCCGGTCACGAGGTCGTCTATGGCTCACGGACGCCGGAGAAGGCCGGCCACCTGTCCGCACCCAGTCGCAGTATCCCCGAGGCGGTCGACGGGGCCGAGGTGGTGATCGCCGCAGTGCCTGGCTCGATCACGCGGGAGGTGCTGGCCGGCGTCGGCCCGGACGCGCTCGCCGACAAGGTCCTCATCGACGTGGGCAACTCGCTCACTGAAGGATTCCGACTCAGCTTCCCGAACGGCAGCCTCGGCGCGACGCTGCAACAGGACTTCCCCCGAACCCGGGTCGTGAAGACCCTGAACACCGTGAGCGCGCCGCTGATGGCCGACCCCGGCCGGCTGCCGCAGACGACGGTCTTCCTTTCCGGCGACGACGCTGCGGCGAAGGCGGCAGTGGAGGGACTCCTCGGCGACCTCGGCTGGGCCGCCGAGTCCCGGATCGACCTCGGCGGGATCGAGACCGCACACGGCCCGGAGCACTACATCTTCCTGTCGATGCTGGTCGCGCGGAAGCTCGACACGACCGAGTACGGGATCGCGGTCGTCAGCTGA
- a CDS encoding TetR/AcrR family transcriptional regulator, whose translation MGLRERNAERTRDHVIDVALELFFSQGYEQTTMEQIAERADVGSTTLYRYFPTKDLLLLTQFAAFDWGQALRERPADEPLGRSLALILQSTLESTSSRPETGRLRALIDQVPVARARLWDIATQSRGGLESALADRTGRPADDVAVTMTARMMYQIYEVAFDQWWAGDHSASAVDGLNRLLGSLNQGELILPSPLENATTSRRQE comes from the coding sequence ATGGGGCTACGAGAGCGGAACGCCGAACGAACACGCGACCACGTCATCGACGTGGCCCTCGAGCTGTTCTTCAGCCAGGGCTACGAGCAGACCACGATGGAGCAGATCGCGGAGCGCGCGGACGTGGGCTCGACGACCCTCTACCGGTACTTCCCCACCAAGGACCTTCTGCTCCTGACCCAGTTCGCTGCGTTCGACTGGGGCCAGGCGCTCAGAGAGCGGCCCGCGGATGAACCGCTGGGCCGGTCCCTCGCGCTGATTCTGCAGTCCACGCTGGAGTCGACCAGCAGTCGGCCAGAGACCGGTCGCCTACGCGCCCTCATCGATCAGGTCCCCGTCGCCCGAGCCCGCCTGTGGGACATCGCGACCCAGTCGCGTGGAGGTCTCGAATCAGCTCTCGCCGATCGCACGGGACGCCCGGCCGACGACGTCGCCGTGACGATGACCGCGCGCATGATGTACCAGATCTACGAAGTCGCCTTCGATCAGTGGTGGGCAGGCGACCACTCGGCCTCCGCGGTCGATGGGCTGAACCGCCTGCTCGGCAGCCTCAACCAGGGCGAACTCATCCTTCCCAGCCCTTTAGAGAATGCGACCACCTCGCGTCGACAAGAATGA
- a CDS encoding MFS transporter, translated as MSATPDSTVSDPAMGGATGAETPTLRALKLRGLLVTLASVALVVPMLWGAVQGLYLALQVQTIDPAGKLGDLALIVGIGALGSIVAAPIAGALSDRTRTRVGGRIPWMLVGAAVTLVVAVLFGFATTIGEVLAYWILIQISTNFIMTPLSAHIPDRVPLLRRGTFSAVFGLGTLIGSVLGQAVGAAFASVIPVGYMTVAGILVVVTVVFALVNKRSNLDEPKQPISVKAVLQTFWVNPIAHPNFAWTFAARFAFFLGYFVVQAYALYWLQSYVGLGAGAVAAIPLVSVVGLVGMLISTPLGGLLLDRLGRTKPMIYVTSAVLAVGLLIPIFAHTFPAILVYSFVAGLGFGAYQSVDYVLVTQVLPSNAEAGKDLGIVNISTSLPQTIGVAVAGGVVAFGGYAALFPVGAALVAIGALLIIPIRGVR; from the coding sequence ATGTCCGCCACACCCGACTCCACGGTCTCCGATCCAGCGATGGGCGGCGCAACCGGAGCTGAGACCCCCACGCTGCGCGCCTTGAAGCTGCGCGGCCTCCTCGTCACGCTGGCCTCGGTCGCTCTCGTCGTGCCCATGCTCTGGGGTGCGGTGCAGGGCCTCTACCTGGCGCTGCAGGTGCAGACCATAGACCCCGCCGGAAAGCTCGGCGACCTGGCTCTCATCGTGGGCATCGGAGCACTCGGCTCGATCGTGGCGGCGCCCATCGCCGGCGCTCTCTCGGACCGCACGCGCACCCGCGTCGGCGGCCGTATCCCGTGGATGCTGGTGGGCGCAGCAGTCACCCTGGTCGTCGCGGTGCTGTTCGGATTCGCCACGACGATCGGCGAGGTCCTCGCGTACTGGATCCTGATCCAGATCTCGACCAACTTCATCATGACGCCGCTCAGCGCCCACATCCCGGATCGGGTGCCGCTCCTCCGGAGGGGGACGTTCTCGGCGGTCTTCGGGCTGGGTACCCTGATCGGCTCGGTGCTGGGCCAAGCGGTCGGGGCGGCGTTCGCGTCCGTCATCCCCGTCGGCTACATGACGGTCGCGGGCATCCTGGTCGTCGTCACGGTGGTGTTCGCCCTGGTCAACAAGCGATCGAATCTGGACGAGCCGAAGCAGCCGATCAGCGTGAAGGCGGTCCTGCAGACCTTCTGGGTGAATCCGATCGCGCATCCGAACTTCGCCTGGACGTTCGCGGCGCGGTTCGCCTTCTTCCTCGGTTACTTCGTCGTGCAGGCGTATGCCCTCTACTGGCTTCAGAGCTACGTGGGGCTGGGCGCCGGCGCCGTCGCTGCGATCCCCTTGGTCAGCGTCGTGGGACTGGTGGGGATGCTGATCTCGACACCGCTCGGAGGTCTGCTGCTCGACCGGCTGGGGCGCACCAAACCGATGATCTACGTCACCTCCGCTGTGCTCGCCGTCGGGCTGCTCATTCCGATCTTCGCCCACACCTTCCCGGCCATCCTGGTCTACTCGTTCGTCGCGGGACTCGGGTTCGGCGCCTATCAGTCCGTCGACTATGTGCTCGTGACCCAGGTGCTTCCCTCGAACGCGGAGGCGGGCAAGGACCTCGGAATCGTCAACATCTCCACCAGCCTCCCGCAGACGATCGGTGTCGCCGTCGCCGGCGGGGTCGTGGCCTTCGGCGGCTATGCGGCGCTGTTCCCGGTCGGAGCAGCTCTCGTCGCCATCGGAGCGCTACTGATCATCCCGATCCGCGGAGTCCGCTGA
- a CDS encoding TolB family protein has product MNTPAPSGSAEDVREPEAPDIASLQGAPLTPSGLMKLFGDDLKGIRQVLLEGQTCRLHIFDATTLSSTVVAEFDGRRFEAPNWSVDGQVLYLNGDGDLWAIALEAPHEAHRVPYEGVPALNNDHVLDPAGDAIYLSAMDGHIYRGALDGSSIDRITDEHDIWHFLHGISPDGGTLGFVRVSGEPGPSRLALVDSAGGPVTVVDTGDGHIDGPEWSPDGEWIYFNTERWATQPGHAQLARVPSGNLAADAVERLISTDTVDWFPHLSPDGRLAVYLQYPAGTVGHPENKEVELVVVETADWSAPLARIPLFGGQGTINVNSWSPDSTRFAYISFPIQTSD; this is encoded by the coding sequence GTGAACACACCCGCACCGTCCGGCAGCGCTGAAGACGTCCGCGAGCCGGAAGCCCCCGACATCGCATCCCTCCAGGGTGCACCCCTCACGCCCAGCGGGCTGATGAAGCTCTTCGGCGACGACCTGAAGGGCATCCGCCAGGTCCTCCTCGAGGGACAGACCTGCCGCCTCCACATCTTCGACGCCACGACCCTGTCGTCGACCGTAGTCGCCGAGTTCGACGGCCGCCGATTCGAAGCCCCCAACTGGAGCGTCGACGGCCAGGTGCTCTACCTCAACGGCGACGGCGACCTGTGGGCCATCGCGCTCGAGGCGCCGCACGAGGCACACCGGGTCCCTTACGAAGGCGTTCCGGCACTCAACAACGACCACGTCCTCGACCCTGCAGGCGACGCCATCTACCTCTCGGCGATGGACGGCCACATCTACCGCGGTGCGCTCGACGGCAGCAGCATCGACAGGATCACCGACGAGCACGACATCTGGCACTTCCTCCACGGGATCTCGCCCGACGGCGGAACGCTCGGGTTCGTCCGCGTGAGCGGGGAGCCGGGTCCGAGCAGGCTGGCGCTGGTCGACTCCGCCGGAGGCCCAGTGACCGTGGTGGACACCGGCGACGGTCACATCGACGGCCCGGAGTGGTCACCCGATGGCGAGTGGATCTACTTCAATACGGAGCGTTGGGCGACTCAACCGGGCCATGCGCAGCTTGCGCGGGTACCCAGCGGGAACCTTGCCGCTGACGCCGTTGAACGACTGATCTCCACCGACACCGTCGACTGGTTCCCGCACCTCTCGCCCGACGGGCGCCTCGCCGTCTACCTCCAGTACCCCGCGGGCACCGTGGGCCACCCGGAGAACAAGGAGGTCGAGCTTGTCGTCGTGGAGACCGCTGACTGGTCGGCGCCGCTGGCGCGCATCCCGCTGTTCGGTGGCCAGGGCACGATCAACGTCAACAGCTGGAGCCCCGACTCGACGCGCTTCGCCTACATCTCCTTCCCGATTCAGACCTCCGACTGA
- a CDS encoding sugar phosphate isomerase/epimerase family protein: MTTLSVSTYCIREHLGPMVFDVTDPAGNDVHFELPYEKLLDLSDFPQRARETFGVDAIETVATQFAGLDDPELDRFASALESADVRLVNVAIDAGDLLGSDPEKRAADIDLNKQWIDRFAAMGSAFVRVNPGSPFTPHTGQVPPAYLVDALIELGDHAIRRGTRLLVENHGGPGSDPVWMNNLLDGVGYDRLGLLLDLGNFDVLLQPVLATAFAGITGVAPEADFATMVDSLDLTPLYDGIDALAGRAELVHVKVNEVDETGETRAVDLTRAFGILHRHGYEGPLTVEYEGTGGDPWWKTGRIVDITRGYESSPATAHESRR, translated from the coding sequence ATGACAACTCTGTCCGTATCGACGTACTGCATCCGCGAGCACCTCGGTCCGATGGTCTTCGACGTGACCGACCCGGCCGGGAACGACGTCCACTTCGAACTCCCGTACGAGAAGCTGCTGGACCTCTCCGACTTCCCGCAACGCGCCCGTGAGACTTTCGGCGTAGACGCCATCGAGACAGTCGCGACCCAGTTCGCCGGACTCGACGACCCAGAACTCGATCGGTTCGCGTCGGCGCTGGAGTCCGCCGACGTACGGCTCGTGAACGTGGCGATCGACGCCGGGGACCTCCTCGGCTCCGACCCGGAGAAGCGAGCCGCGGACATCGACTTGAACAAGCAATGGATCGACCGCTTCGCCGCGATGGGCTCCGCCTTCGTCCGCGTCAACCCGGGCTCGCCGTTCACGCCGCACACCGGTCAGGTGCCGCCCGCATATCTGGTCGACGCGCTCATCGAACTCGGCGATCACGCGATCCGGCGCGGCACGCGGCTACTGGTCGAGAACCACGGCGGCCCCGGAAGCGACCCGGTATGGATGAACAACCTGCTCGATGGAGTGGGTTACGACCGTCTGGGCCTGCTCCTGGATCTGGGCAACTTCGATGTGCTTCTGCAGCCCGTCCTCGCGACAGCCTTCGCCGGGATCACGGGTGTCGCGCCGGAAGCGGACTTCGCCACGATGGTCGACAGCCTGGACCTCACACCCCTCTACGACGGCATCGACGCCCTCGCCGGCCGCGCCGAGCTCGTCCACGTCAAGGTGAACGAGGTCGACGAAACCGGTGAGACCCGCGCCGTCGACCTGACGCGAGCGTTCGGCATCCTCCACCGTCACGGATACGAAGGGCCGCTGACCGTCGAGTACGAGGGCACCGGCGGAGACCCGTGGTGGAAAACCGGCCGGATTGTCGACATCACCCGAGGGTATGAGTCGAGCCCCGCGACCGCTCACGAGAGCCGACGATGA
- a CDS encoding GMC oxidoreductase: MTEHVDVLIIGSGPAGSTYARTIGDAVPTARILMVEVGPGIPGPRGEHTMNMTEEARVAAQLRTQGPETGVERAKALSDIAEGLDPSAEFRQTILPGLFFLDPRPELAPGEVGLPAASMASGVGGMGIHWGASTPRPQQSERIPFIPSAELDEALDHAEQLLGVTSHDSDGTGLTDAICRELADEFDGPGLSPVGVLQSAISWDGARARFSGTGAILGRLEEDAPGFELRAETLASSVIVDDGRAVGARLQDRITGERYDVRAAHVVVCADGLRTAQVLFASGVRPAALGHYLNEHFQVTALAVLRDEFDPARYAGSSRPGYVLVPFSDARPMQGGAMAVAGSPYALDIGDDPGTASLAVFPWYGAKDIRFDDRVEFSETERDFYGMPKMMIHYSHTPRDLAMIEQLTENARRGAERVGMLTEALQLAAGGSSLHYQGTVRMGARDDGTSVCDQYLRVWDVEHLYVGGNGVIPTATASNPTLTTVALAWRAAARIASQLSASASRPVDVLEDAR; encoded by the coding sequence ATGACCGAGCACGTCGACGTCCTCATCATCGGAAGCGGTCCCGCCGGATCCACCTACGCGCGCACGATCGGCGACGCCGTGCCCACCGCACGCATCCTCATGGTGGAAGTCGGGCCGGGCATCCCCGGCCCGCGCGGCGAACACACCATGAATATGACCGAGGAGGCACGTGTCGCCGCTCAACTGCGGACGCAGGGACCGGAAACCGGTGTCGAGCGCGCTAAGGCGCTCTCCGACATCGCCGAGGGATTGGACCCGAGCGCGGAGTTCCGGCAGACGATCCTGCCCGGGCTCTTCTTCCTCGATCCCCGCCCTGAGCTCGCCCCGGGCGAGGTCGGGCTGCCCGCCGCCAGCATGGCCAGCGGTGTCGGCGGGATGGGCATCCACTGGGGCGCATCCACTCCGCGTCCGCAGCAATCCGAGCGCATCCCCTTCATCCCGTCGGCGGAGCTGGATGAAGCCCTCGATCACGCCGAGCAGCTCCTCGGTGTCACCTCCCACGACAGCGACGGAACAGGGCTAACGGACGCGATCTGTCGAGAGCTGGCGGACGAGTTCGACGGGCCGGGGCTCAGCCCGGTCGGAGTGCTTCAGTCGGCGATCAGCTGGGACGGCGCTCGCGCCCGATTCAGCGGAACCGGCGCCATCCTCGGCCGACTCGAGGAGGACGCGCCGGGGTTCGAGCTGCGCGCTGAGACTCTGGCGAGCTCCGTCATCGTGGACGACGGCCGCGCCGTCGGCGCCCGGCTCCAGGATCGGATCACCGGCGAACGGTACGACGTCCGAGCTGCGCATGTCGTCGTGTGCGCGGACGGCCTGCGCACTGCTCAGGTGCTTTTCGCCTCCGGTGTCCGTCCCGCAGCCCTCGGCCACTACCTCAACGAGCATTTCCAGGTGACAGCGCTCGCCGTCCTCCGTGACGAGTTCGACCCTGCGCGCTACGCCGGGTCCAGTCGGCCCGGCTACGTGCTCGTCCCGTTCTCGGACGCCCGACCGATGCAGGGCGGGGCAATGGCCGTGGCCGGCTCGCCCTACGCGCTCGACATCGGCGACGATCCAGGCACCGCGAGCCTGGCGGTGTTCCCCTGGTACGGCGCAAAGGACATCCGCTTCGACGACCGCGTCGAGTTCAGCGAGACCGAGCGGGACTTCTATGGGATGCCGAAGATGATGATCCACTACTCGCACACGCCTCGAGACCTGGCGATGATCGAGCAGCTCACGGAGAACGCCCGACGAGGCGCGGAGCGAGTAGGGATGCTCACCGAAGCGCTGCAGCTCGCGGCCGGAGGCTCCTCGCTGCACTACCAGGGCACCGTTCGCATGGGCGCCCGCGATGACGGGACATCGGTGTGCGATCAGTACCTCCGAGTGTGGGACGTGGAGCACCTCTACGTCGGCGGCAACGGTGTCATCCCGACCGCCACGGCCTCGAACCCGACGTTGACGACCGTCGCCCTCGCCTGGCGAGCAGCAGCCCGGATCGCTTCACAGCTCTCCGCATCCGCGTCGCGGCCGGTCGATGTTCTGGAGGACGCGCGATGA
- a CDS encoding Gfo/Idh/MocA family protein — protein MTRSGPVGVGIVGAGMVSDQYLDQLSRYPDLAVLSIRSRNSGRAAAQAEKYGIPSSGDIDSVLANDDVELVLNLTTPAAHVEVSTAALMAGKHVWSEKPIGIERDSARTLVELAEERDLLLGVAPDTLLGPLWQTAGRAIQAGVIGKPLSATTQFQSQGPDWFHPDPAFLFATGAGPLFDNGPYYLSALVSILGPIREVAAVGSRAQETRSVHLGPLAGTTFRVEVPTHVAATMLFDGGEMATSLMSVDTPRFAHGIFEVTGTEGTMVIGDPVYYSAEPIRVYRRWTSFPTTFEQDFETIPERGAPAGRGVGAVTMARTLRGHDLHVATGRLGYHVLDALAATEESIARHEFVKIESTVERVPLLPADFDPYKATI, from the coding sequence ATGACCCGGTCAGGTCCCGTCGGCGTCGGAATCGTCGGCGCGGGAATGGTCAGCGACCAATACCTGGACCAGCTCTCCCGCTACCCCGACCTCGCGGTGCTCTCCATCAGAAGCAGGAACAGCGGGCGGGCGGCAGCCCAGGCCGAGAAATACGGAATCCCGTCCTCCGGGGACATCGACTCGGTCCTCGCGAACGACGACGTCGAACTCGTCCTCAATCTGACCACCCCCGCAGCGCACGTTGAAGTGTCGACGGCTGCCCTGATGGCAGGCAAGCATGTTTGGAGCGAGAAGCCGATCGGTATCGAGCGCGACAGCGCGCGGACCCTCGTCGAGCTCGCCGAGGAGCGGGATCTCCTCCTGGGCGTGGCGCCGGACACTCTGCTCGGCCCGTTGTGGCAGACCGCCGGACGAGCCATCCAGGCAGGAGTCATCGGGAAGCCACTCTCGGCGACGACGCAGTTCCAGTCGCAGGGGCCGGACTGGTTCCACCCCGACCCGGCATTCCTATTCGCCACAGGGGCGGGGCCGCTCTTCGATAACGGTCCGTACTACCTCTCGGCGCTGGTAAGCATCCTCGGCCCGATCCGCGAGGTCGCCGCCGTCGGAAGCCGTGCGCAGGAGACCCGTTCCGTCCACCTCGGCCCGCTCGCCGGGACCACTTTCCGGGTCGAGGTCCCGACCCATGTCGCGGCCACGATGCTCTTCGACGGAGGGGAGATGGCGACGTCGCTGATGAGCGTCGACACCCCGAGATTCGCGCACGGGATCTTCGAGGTCACCGGGACGGAGGGCACGATGGTCATCGGGGACCCCGTCTACTACAGCGCGGAGCCCATACGGGTCTATCGGCGCTGGACCAGCTTCCCGACGACGTTCGAGCAGGACTTCGAGACGATCCCCGAGCGCGGCGCGCCCGCCGGCCGCGGAGTCGGAGCAGTCACGATGGCCAGGACCCTGCGAGGTCACGACCTCCACGTCGCCACCGGCCGACTCGGCTACCACGTCCTCGACGCCCTCGCAGCGACAGAGGAGTCCATCGCCCGCCACGAGTTCGTGAAGATCGAGAGCACGGTCGAGCGGGTGCCGCTCTTGCCTGCAGACTTCGACCCATACAAAGCGACTATTTGA
- a CDS encoding pyridine nucleotide-disulfide oxidoreductase, protein MASRILETDYLVVGAGASGMAFVDSLITASDADVIMVDRRFAPGGHWNDSYPFIRLHQPSAYYGVDSLPLGTDTIDTTGVNAGMYERASGREICAYYERVMNERLLASSRVRFFPQCDYVGHGEFVSRLTGDRFEVSARRAVVDAVYLEPRVPATSPPVFEVDDGVRCVPVNELARREEPPDGYTIVGAGKTAADAILYLLQNGVPPAFIRWIKPREAWYLNRRFTQGGELLPTLFEGLALQAEACAEAGSQTELFDRLSDTEQLLRVDTSIAPTMFRGPTASTAEIEQLRRVDGVIRLGRVRRIEADAIQLEHGSVPTTPGTLHVYAAAGGLNPAPEVPIFAPERIRLQSMRIGLTPFNSSLIGYVEATRSDPAIKNRLCPPNRQPNTPADWIRGTLIAWQADALWARERDIAQWMDAARTNISRGLTEQRSRPELAAALARYRAGLEPAIANLHRLLEGRSSEMS, encoded by the coding sequence ATGGCGAGCAGGATTCTGGAGACCGACTATCTTGTCGTCGGCGCCGGTGCGTCGGGGATGGCGTTCGTCGACTCCCTGATCACGGCGTCCGACGCCGACGTGATCATGGTCGATCGGCGCTTCGCACCCGGCGGCCACTGGAACGACAGCTACCCGTTCATCCGGCTGCACCAGCCCTCCGCGTACTACGGCGTCGATTCGCTGCCGCTCGGCACCGACACGATCGATACGACCGGCGTCAACGCCGGGATGTACGAGCGCGCGTCGGGCCGGGAGATCTGCGCGTACTACGAGCGAGTGATGAACGAGCGGCTCCTCGCCTCCAGTCGGGTCCGCTTCTTCCCGCAGTGCGACTACGTCGGGCACGGGGAGTTCGTCAGCCGCCTGACCGGCGATCGCTTCGAGGTCAGTGCCCGCCGAGCCGTCGTCGACGCGGTCTACCTCGAGCCACGTGTTCCCGCAACGAGCCCTCCCGTTTTCGAGGTGGACGACGGAGTCCGGTGTGTGCCGGTGAACGAGCTGGCTCGCCGGGAGGAACCGCCGGACGGTTACACGATCGTCGGCGCAGGCAAGACGGCGGCGGATGCGATCCTCTACCTGCTGCAGAACGGCGTCCCGCCGGCGTTCATCCGCTGGATCAAGCCTCGCGAGGCCTGGTATCTGAATCGCAGATTCACCCAGGGCGGCGAGCTGCTCCCCACACTGTTCGAAGGGCTGGCGCTGCAGGCGGAGGCGTGCGCGGAGGCCGGTTCGCAGACCGAGCTCTTCGATCGGTTGAGCGACACGGAGCAACTGCTGCGCGTCGACACGAGCATCGCACCCACGATGTTCCGTGGCCCGACCGCCAGCACGGCCGAGATCGAGCAGCTCCGACGGGTCGATGGGGTGATCCGCCTCGGACGGGTACGGCGGATCGAAGCCGATGCCATCCAGCTCGAACACGGTTCCGTCCCCACGACGCCCGGAACCCTGCACGTCTACGCCGCGGCCGGCGGCCTCAACCCTGCCCCCGAGGTCCCGATCTTTGCACCGGAGCGGATCCGGCTGCAGTCAATGCGGATCGGCCTCACACCGTTCAACTCGTCACTGATCGGCTACGTCGAGGCGACTCGTTCCGACCCCGCGATCAAAAACCGCCTGTGCCCGCCCAACCGTCAGCCGAACACCCCGGCCGATTGGATCCGCGGCACCCTCATCGCGTGGCAGGCCGACGCCCTCTGGGCCCGGGAACGCGACATCGCGCAGTGGATGGACGCCGCACGGACCAACATCTCGCGCGGGCTCACGGAGCAACGGTCCCGCCCTGAGCTCGCCGCCGCCTTGGCACGCTATCGCGCTGGCCTCGAGCCCGCGATCGCGAACCTGCACCGGCTACTGGAAGGGCGTTCGTCCGAGATGTCCTGA
- a CDS encoding MauE/DoxX family redox-associated membrane protein has translation MSHPRTLVRVLLGSALVFAGVSHLTFARREFSAQVPEFVPIDDDTTVVLSGAVEIALGTALVASPWRRTMGWAAAAFFTAVFPGNVSQWRHHRDAFGLDTDRKRLVRLAFQPLLIAAVLWATWRRPTR, from the coding sequence ATGTCTCATCCTCGAACTCTCGTCCGCGTACTTCTCGGTTCGGCGTTGGTCTTCGCCGGAGTGAGCCATCTCACCTTCGCGCGGCGGGAGTTCTCCGCGCAGGTCCCGGAGTTCGTCCCGATCGACGACGACACCACGGTCGTGCTGTCCGGCGCTGTGGAGATCGCGTTGGGGACGGCGCTGGTGGCCTCGCCGTGGCGAAGGACGATGGGCTGGGCCGCCGCGGCGTTCTTCACGGCGGTCTTTCCCGGCAACGTCTCGCAGTGGCGGCATCACCGGGATGCGTTCGGGCTCGACACCGATCGCAAGCGGCTCGTCCGCCTCGCCTTCCAGCCCCTCCTCATCGCGGCGGTGCTCTGGGCGACGTGGAGGCGCCCGACCCGTTGA